Sequence from the Nocardia cyriacigeorgica GUH-2 genome:
CACATTGGTGATCCCGCGGCGCGGTGCGTCGCGCGGGATCGCCGCATCGTCGCCGATATGCGGCTGGCCCTCGGTGTCGGTGCGTTCGGCGGGCAGCGGCTCGGGCCGGGGGGCGGTGGCGGTACCGCCCTGACTGAAACTGAAGCCGCCTGAGGCCTTGTAGCCGCCGGACTTGTCGGTCAGCTCCTTGTCTTCGGTCGGCGCCGTCAGCGATACCCGCCCGCTGCGATACCGGACGAATCCGGCAACGAGCGCGACGAGTACGACGGCGGCGATAGCCGCGATCAGAATCCAGGCTTCGGAACTCACGCCGACCATCCTTGCAGAACGAGTTCTCGCCGGTCATCGACCCGCCCGGAGCAGGACAGGCGTCCAGACACAGCCCGTGAGATTTCTTGTCCTGCGGAACTTCTCGCGGCGTGCCAATAGGATCGGCGACGTGACCGATCGAAACGTGCTTGGGGGTCCGCTCGAAGAGTGCGGCACCGATCCTCTGACCGGCTTCTACCGTGACGGCTGCTGTAGCACCGGCCCGGAGGATCTGGGCAGTCACACCGTGTGCACGGTCGTCACGACCGAGTTTCTGGAACACCAGGCTTCGATCGGCAACGACCTGAGCACCCCGCGCCCGGAGAACAATTTCCCCGGCCTGCAACCCGGGGACCGGTGGTGTGTGGTGGCGGTGCGCTGGCTGCACGCGCACGAGGAC
This genomic interval carries:
- a CDS encoding DUF2237 family protein codes for the protein MTDRNVLGGPLEECGTDPLTGFYRDGCCSTGPEDLGSHTVCTVVTTEFLEHQASIGNDLSTPRPENNFPGLQPGDRWCVVAVRWLHAHEDGVAAPVVLAATHENALEVISMEILRKYAVDVPDDVSDLL